In Bacillus sp. BGMRC 2118, a genomic segment contains:
- a CDS encoding copper resistance protein CopD gives MLLVGVLSEVFLYLCISMIMGAFLLEVLSEEQKPVVNIPKAVVIGSIIGVAVFSFHPVLRLILLLAEDYELLVTIQSVLFSFEVGKGWLLTLFISLVFLLYYVLVDVKKEYAYTVVGVIFSVLLIVAQGFASHASTLSTFGFAIHTLHFLAVSVWVGTLLVVSWFGKGKDNWLVFLQWFSPLALICLVIVLVSGFSLMKLVVLPSEYSDSWALSYGQSLLIKHLLIIPLLAYACINSILVRKKLKLNEGFNPSPWSRVESVVLLLVFSATAVLGQQSPPHSINESLVTEGPSRLFMLFYSGELSQYNGTLQFGFYGVFLLLVGILFLSLIIISFIKKISPWVTVIFSVLCVFTCYLSFMVSVQ, from the coding sequence ATGCTTTTGGTTGGCGTACTGAGTGAAGTTTTCTTATACTTATGTATTTCAATGATTATGGGAGCTTTTCTTTTGGAAGTTCTATCAGAAGAACAAAAGCCTGTTGTCAACATACCTAAAGCTGTCGTAATAGGTTCCATCATTGGAGTTGCCGTATTTTCGTTTCACCCAGTACTCCGTTTAATTTTGTTGTTAGCTGAAGACTATGAATTACTCGTAACGATTCAGTCTGTCTTGTTTAGCTTTGAAGTAGGGAAGGGATGGCTATTAACGCTATTCATCTCTCTTGTCTTTCTTTTATACTATGTGTTAGTTGATGTGAAAAAGGAGTATGCATACACAGTAGTTGGGGTGATATTTTCGGTATTGTTAATTGTTGCACAAGGCTTTGCGAGTCATGCAAGTACGTTATCCACATTTGGTTTTGCTATACATACTCTTCACTTTCTTGCTGTTTCAGTATGGGTAGGTACCTTGCTAGTTGTTAGTTGGTTTGGGAAGGGAAAAGACAATTGGCTTGTCTTTCTACAGTGGTTTTCTCCATTGGCTCTCATTTGTTTAGTAATCGTGCTCGTTAGTGGGTTTTCCCTAATGAAGCTTGTCGTTCTACCTAGTGAATATTCTGATTCATGGGCATTATCTTATGGTCAATCATTACTCATTAAGCACCTATTAATTATTCCATTACTGGCTTATGCATGTATCAATAGTATCTTGGTAAGAAAAAAGTTGAAACTGAATGAGGGATTTAATCCATCACCTTGGTCTAGAGTTGAGAGTGTGGTTTTATTACTTGTTTTTTCAGCAACTGCCGTATTAGGACAGCAATCCCCACCGCATAGCATTAATGAATCATTAGTGACAGAAGGTCCATCCCGTCTGTTTATGCTTTTTTATAGTGGTGAACTTAGTCAATATAATGGTACGTTACAGTTCGGTTTTTACGGCGTATTTTTATTGCTAGTTGGCATATTATTTTTGTCACTCATCATCATTTCATTTATAAAGAAAATTTCACCTTGGGTGACTGTAATTTTTAGTGTGTTATGTGTATTTACTTGTTATTTATCATTTATGGTTTCTGTACAATAA
- the rluF gene encoding 23S rRNA pseudouridine(2604) synthase RluF produces the protein MRINKYISETGICSRRDADKWVAAGRVTINGILAVPGSQAEPGDDVRVDDKPIRSKPTLVYIALNKPVGITSTTERHIKGNIVDFVNHPLRIFPIGRLDKDSDGLILMTNDGDIVNKILRSEGKHEKEYIVTVDKPITEAFLQQMSEGVEILDTKTLPCKIYKESKYVFRIILTQGLNRQIRRMCSALGYNVRKLQRIRIMNIDLGDLPIGQWRNLTEKELKQLFRDTHHNPNET, from the coding sequence TTGAGAATTAATAAATATATTAGTGAAACAGGTATATGTTCTAGACGCGATGCTGATAAATGGGTGGCTGCTGGACGAGTAACCATTAATGGGATCCTCGCAGTTCCTGGCAGTCAAGCAGAGCCTGGAGATGATGTTCGTGTTGATGATAAACCGATTCGATCTAAACCAACGCTTGTATATATTGCGCTCAATAAACCTGTAGGCATTACATCAACAACAGAGCGTCATATTAAGGGAAACATTGTTGACTTTGTCAATCATCCTCTTCGGATTTTTCCAATTGGACGTTTGGATAAAGATTCAGATGGTTTAATCTTAATGACAAACGATGGAGATATCGTGAACAAAATATTACGTTCAGAAGGTAAGCATGAAAAGGAGTATATCGTTACAGTTGACAAGCCGATTACCGAGGCATTTCTACAACAGATGTCTGAAGGTGTGGAAATATTAGATACGAAGACACTACCTTGTAAGATTTATAAAGAGTCTAAATACGTATTCCGTATTATTTTAACGCAAGGATTAAACCGACAAATACGCCGGATGTGTTCTGCACTTGGCTACAATGTACGAAAGCTGCAACGTATTCGAATTATGAATATTGATTTAGGTGATCTTCCAATCGGCCAATGGCGCAACTTAACGGAAAAAGAATTAAAACAGTTATTCCGTGATACTCATCACAATCCGAACGAAACGTAA
- a CDS encoding cytochrome ubiquinol oxidase subunit I: MDDLILARSLFGTTMAFHIIFATIGVGLPLMILAAELLYQKTKDQDYVVMAKRWTKAFAVLLGVGIPTGTIAGVQLSLLWPGFMEVIGRVMPLPFQIEIYAFFIEALFMSIYVYAAERIAPWMRIVSLVLVALGAVASAVLITNVHAFQGTPAGFKYVNGEIVDINPWEAFFNPSFFVTAGHVALSAYVVGAFVVASVAAFKLRRHEVGSRIYKFHHKALKLSLIIGGIFAFLTAINGHSAAQYLHEYQPEKLAAAEGLFETQSHAPLAIGGFTDRETREVKWAIEIPWALSFLAGNSFDTVVKGLNDYPEELWPPLFVHTLFNAMVGIGSLLILVPILVLAWIKFFKKSHYPKWLLWGLVTTGPLAVLAIEFGWIFACTGRQPWVIYHILSTAESATTATNLSTLFVSFIIVYIILGIAVVFVLLYFFRKNTEMDDIERAEKKGTPLFSSNS; the protein is encoded by the coding sequence ATGGATGATTTAATACTCGCCCGTTCCTTATTTGGAACAACAATGGCATTTCATATTATCTTCGCTACGATAGGGGTGGGCTTACCTCTAATGATTTTAGCAGCAGAGCTTCTTTATCAAAAAACAAAGGATCAAGATTATGTAGTGATGGCAAAGCGTTGGACAAAGGCATTTGCCGTTTTACTTGGAGTAGGCATACCAACAGGTACAATTGCGGGTGTTCAATTATCCTTACTATGGCCAGGATTTATGGAAGTAATTGGCCGGGTTATGCCACTTCCATTTCAAATTGAAATTTATGCATTTTTCATCGAGGCATTGTTTATGTCGATATACGTATACGCAGCAGAACGAATTGCTCCTTGGATGAGAATTGTTAGTCTTGTGCTAGTAGCACTTGGTGCAGTAGCATCAGCTGTATTAATTACGAACGTTCATGCTTTTCAAGGTACACCAGCAGGATTCAAATATGTAAATGGAGAAATTGTCGACATCAATCCATGGGAGGCATTTTTTAATCCAAGTTTCTTTGTCACGGCAGGTCATGTTGCTTTATCTGCATATGTTGTAGGAGCTTTTGTCGTAGCATCAGTAGCTGCATTTAAATTAAGAAGACATGAAGTAGGTTCTAGAATTTATAAATTTCATCATAAAGCATTAAAGCTAAGCTTAATCATAGGGGGGATTTTTGCCTTCTTAACTGCCATTAATGGCCATTCGGCCGCACAATATCTACATGAATATCAACCAGAAAAGTTAGCTGCAGCAGAGGGGTTATTTGAAACTCAATCACATGCACCTCTTGCAATTGGCGGCTTTACTGATCGAGAGACACGAGAAGTAAAGTGGGCAATAGAAATCCCATGGGCACTAAGCTTTCTGGCAGGTAACAGCTTTGATACAGTGGTAAAAGGGTTAAATGATTATCCAGAAGAGCTTTGGCCACCATTATTTGTACATACTTTATTTAATGCAATGGTTGGTATTGGATCTCTATTAATTTTAGTTCCTATCTTAGTGTTAGCATGGATAAAGTTTTTCAAGAAGTCGCACTATCCTAAATGGTTGCTTTGGGGTCTTGTTACAACGGGGCCGCTTGCTGTGCTTGCTATTGAATTTGGTTGGATATTCGCATGTACAGGACGTCAACCATGGGTTATCTATCATATCTTATCAACTGCTGAGTCAGCTACTACGGCAACAAACTTAAGCACATTATTTGTGTCCTTTATCATTGTCTACATTATTTTAGGTATAGCAGTTGTATTTGTGTTGTTATATTTCTTCAGAAAGAATACAGAAATGGACGATATTGAACGTGCTGAAAAAAAGGGAACTCCTTTATTCAGTTCAAACTCCTAG
- a CDS encoding spore gernimation protein GerQ, with protein MDIQKLAPHESLDLHEAINLKTLCVTKSKLMQGLVFDQDLKALMQKDVEQSTQDLAELQEIYKRAPFEAPVPQSRPTPIVN; from the coding sequence ATCGATATTCAAAAATTGGCTCCTCATGAATCGTTAGATTTGCATGAAGCAATCAACTTAAAAACATTATGTGTAACAAAATCAAAGTTGATGCAAGGGTTAGTATTCGATCAAGATCTTAAAGCTTTGATGCAAAAGGATGTTGAACAATCAACACAAGACCTTGCGGAATTACAGGAAATCTATAAACGAGCACCGTTTGAAGCACCTGTTCCTCAAAGTCGACCAACACCTATTGTAAATTGA
- a CDS encoding spore coat protein: MNNDYLDPINSLHVPELADMTFAMDFLIRAKEAVRNTAIALTETSSPDLRAALRKQLRQGIEMHQEITDLMVRKKWFHPHDLSEQYQLDQLSANNTIMISKMNLFPGETNRKGMFDRTPDEH; this comes from the coding sequence TTGAACAATGATTATTTAGATCCAATAAATTCGTTACATGTACCAGAGCTAGCAGATATGACTTTTGCAATGGATTTCTTAATTCGAGCTAAGGAAGCTGTAAGAAATACGGCCATTGCTTTAACAGAAACATCATCACCGGATCTTAGAGCAGCCTTACGAAAACAACTTCGTCAAGGAATTGAGATGCATCAAGAAATTACTGATCTTATGGTTCGGAAAAAATGGTTTCATCCACATGACTTGAGCGAACAATATCAATTAGATCAGCTTTCTGCCAATAATACAATAATGATAAGTAAAATGAATCTATTTCCTGGTGAAACCAATCGAAAAGGGATGTTTGATCGGACACCCGATGAACATTAA
- a CDS encoding glutathione-dependent formaldehyde dehydrogenase, with protein MKAVTYQGIKNVEVKEVPDPKIEKPDDMIIRVTSTAICGSDLHLIHGMIPNLQEDYIIGHEPMGIVEEVGPDVKNLKKGDRVIIPFNIACGECRYCKDNLESQCDNSNENGDMGAYFGYSGTTGGYPGGQAEYLRVPFANFTHFKIPESCEEPDEKLSVIADAMSTGYWSVDNAGVKEGDTVIVLGCGPVGLFAQKFSWLKGAKRVIAVDYVDYRLQHAKRTNKVEIINFEKYENVGAHLKEITHGGADVVIDAVGMDGKMTDLEFLATGLKLQGGAMSAVVIAAQAVRKGGTIQITGVYGGRYNGFPLGDIMQRNVNIRSGQAPMIHYMPYMYELVATGKIDPGDVVSHVLPLSEAKRGYEIFDTKTDNCIKVVLKP; from the coding sequence ATGAAGGCAGTAACCTATCAAGGTATAAAAAATGTTGAAGTAAAGGAAGTTCCAGATCCGAAAATTGAAAAACCCGATGACATGATAATAAGAGTTACGAGTACAGCGATTTGTGGATCAGACTTACATTTAATTCACGGAATGATTCCAAACTTGCAGGAAGATTATATTATTGGTCATGAACCAATGGGAATTGTTGAAGAAGTGGGCCCTGATGTAAAGAACCTTAAAAAGGGAGATCGTGTCATCATCCCATTTAATATTGCCTGTGGTGAATGCAGATATTGTAAAGATAATCTCGAGAGTCAGTGTGATAATTCAAATGAAAATGGAGATATGGGCGCTTATTTTGGATACTCAGGAACAACTGGTGGATATCCTGGAGGCCAAGCTGAATACTTACGTGTTCCATTTGCGAATTTTACCCATTTTAAGATTCCAGAGAGCTGTGAAGAGCCTGATGAAAAGCTAAGTGTGATTGCAGATGCTATGTCAACTGGTTATTGGAGCGTAGATAACGCTGGAGTAAAAGAAGGAGATACGGTTATTGTTCTTGGTTGTGGACCAGTTGGATTATTCGCTCAAAAGTTCTCATGGTTAAAAGGAGCAAAGCGTGTAATAGCAGTTGATTATGTAGACTATCGCCTGCAACACGCTAAACGGACGAACAAGGTAGAAATCATAAATTTTGAGAAATACGAAAATGTTGGGGCCCATTTAAAAGAAATAACCCATGGTGGAGCAGATGTCGTGATTGATGCCGTTGGTATGGACGGTAAAATGACGGATCTAGAGTTTCTTGCTACTGGCTTAAAACTTCAAGGTGGTGCCATGAGTGCTGTTGTTATTGCAGCTCAAGCCGTACGTAAAGGAGGAACCATCCAGATTACAGGTGTTTATGGAGGCAGATATAATGGTTTCCCATTAGGAGATATTATGCAAAGAAATGTTAATATCCGCTCTGGACAAGCTCCAATGATTCATTATATGCCTTATATGTATGAGTTAGTGGCGACTGGTAAAATCGATCCGGGAGATGTGGTAAGTCATGTTTTACCACTAAGTGAAGCAAAGCGTGGGTACGAGATTTTCGATACGAAAACAGATAATTGTATAAAAGTCGTCTTAAAACCATAA
- a CDS encoding spore coat protein: MNSIIENLTGMTALTDQVIAMDLLNSAKSGVRNYAMAATESGTPEIKEILTRHLEEAIDMHEQISNYMIKKGWYYPSDVNEQIKMNLQNIDTTLKLPTL, translated from the coding sequence ATGAATTCAATTATAGAAAATTTAACCGGTATGACTGCACTGACAGATCAAGTCATTGCTATGGATTTGTTAAACTCAGCAAAAAGTGGAGTGCGTAATTATGCTATGGCAGCTACTGAATCTGGTACTCCTGAAATTAAGGAGATTCTCACCCGACATTTAGAGGAAGCCATTGATATGCATGAACAAATTTCAAATTATATGATAAAAAAGGGCTGGTATTATCCATCTGATGTGAATGAGCAAATTAAAATGAATCTACAAAATATTGATACAACATTGAAGTTACCAACTTTATGA
- a CDS encoding isochorismatase family protein, giving the protein MKIALLVIDMQKIFLEEQMKELKVERACEYINYVGNLLRSHNHLVVHVKDVESANEDNEQLLDFISEVYVDPSDKIVTKEFSNSFWKTNLEEILNEHNVGLVIVAGFAAEHCVLFTYNGANERGFKSVILQNGIVGERPSSVEFIYQDRNLISHPVISYLVSHS; this is encoded by the coding sequence TTGAAAATTGCATTACTTGTCATTGACATGCAAAAGATTTTCTTAGAAGAACAAATGAAGGAGCTAAAAGTAGAAAGAGCTTGTGAATATATAAATTATGTTGGAAACTTACTTCGTTCTCATAATCATCTAGTCGTTCATGTAAAAGATGTTGAATCAGCAAATGAGGATAATGAGCAACTACTAGATTTCATCTCAGAAGTGTATGTAGATCCATCTGACAAAATTGTAACTAAGGAATTCTCCAATTCATTTTGGAAAACAAACCTAGAAGAAATATTAAATGAACATAACGTTGGTCTAGTAATAGTCGCTGGTTTTGCAGCGGAGCATTGTGTTCTATTTACATACAACGGAGCAAATGAAAGAGGTTTCAAATCCGTTATCCTTCAAAACGGAATCGTTGGAGAACGACCAAGCAGTGTCGAATTCATTTATCAAGATCGAAATCTCATTTCACATCCAGTTATATCTTATCTAGTCAGTCATTCATAA
- a CDS encoding nucleoside deaminase codes for MKWSKIPVIWQECFKEAWVSFQQGSRPVGAIVLNEKQEIVSTGKSSTFKQTTDSVVYHNELAHAEVNALLKLDNRVHQKVNEYVLYSTLEPCPLCFSAFYMSGIRNLEYAAKDRYGGSTNLRGTTPYLSRKPIKINGPIPYLEELSVILNIYFDKMIDYTKAFPVHDDFAVDYPNAVRIAYKWVDETKLADYQNITIEQVYGRLLEELMIQAG; via the coding sequence ATGAAGTGGTCAAAAATACCAGTAATATGGCAGGAGTGTTTTAAAGAAGCTTGGGTCTCTTTTCAGCAAGGGTCCCGTCCTGTTGGAGCGATTGTCTTAAATGAAAAACAGGAAATTGTCTCAACAGGTAAAAGTTCGACATTTAAACAAACAACAGATTCAGTTGTTTATCATAATGAACTTGCCCATGCTGAAGTAAATGCACTGTTAAAGCTGGACAATCGAGTTCACCAAAAAGTGAATGAGTATGTATTATATTCAACGTTAGAGCCTTGTCCACTTTGTTTTAGCGCATTTTATATGAGTGGTATTCGAAACCTGGAATATGCGGCGAAAGATCGTTATGGGGGAAGTACAAATTTAAGAGGTACCACGCCTTATTTAAGTCGAAAGCCAATCAAAATAAACGGCCCAATCCCCTATTTAGAAGAACTATCTGTTATTTTAAATATTTACTTTGATAAAATGATTGATTACACGAAGGCATTTCCCGTTCACGATGATTTTGCTGTCGATTATCCGAATGCAGTCAGAATCGCATATAAATGGGTGGATGAAACGAAATTAGCTGATTATCAAAATATCACAATTGAGCAAGTTTACGGACGATTGCTCGAAGAACTGATGATTCAAGCAGGATAG
- a CDS encoding phosphotransferase translates to MVQDSIEDIILDLQHRGILETNKVITSKMMKGTTEGVVYILKEGSEAKHVLKFDSEEEIKKTERFLTSYHHVKLLPDVIYTHPERKFIIYSFLSGTTHVNRGKKVDWMSKVVTELLNHYVKVDQSLPWGSGEYKKESWAEYNLERYEYAGKHLSGILTIDDFQFIEEILKQLPNYDDKYLIHGDNGVHNFVFEENQLKGVIDPSTMVGPVIYDFTYAFCSSPDDLDLETLRTVFTLLHSSLLSESQLINEVIFQLFCRIDICSRVHPEDLQDYLKAWNYWKTLKKSID, encoded by the coding sequence ATGGTTCAAGATTCAATTGAGGACATTATTCTAGACCTACAGCATAGAGGTATATTAGAAACAAACAAAGTGATTACCAGTAAAATGATGAAAGGTACGACTGAAGGAGTTGTCTATATTTTAAAGGAGGGTTCTGAGGCGAAACATGTCCTCAAGTTTGATTCAGAAGAAGAGATTAAGAAGACTGAGAGATTCCTAACATCTTATCATCATGTAAAGCTACTGCCAGACGTGATATATACTCATCCAGAAAGAAAATTTATCATCTATTCTTTTCTTTCGGGTACAACTCATGTTAATCGTGGTAAAAAAGTAGACTGGATGTCAAAGGTTGTAACTGAGTTACTAAATCATTATGTTAAGGTAGATCAGTCGTTGCCATGGGGAAGTGGAGAATATAAGAAGGAGAGTTGGGCTGAGTACAATTTAGAAAGGTATGAGTATGCAGGGAAGCACTTATCAGGAATCTTAACAATTGATGATTTCCAATTTATTGAGGAGATTCTCAAACAACTACCAAACTACGATGATAAATACTTAATCCATGGTGACAATGGTGTTCATAATTTCGTGTTTGAGGAGAATCAATTAAAAGGTGTTATTGATCCTTCCACTATGGTTGGACCTGTAATCTATGACTTTACATATGCATTTTGCTCGTCTCCTGATGACTTGGATTTGGAAACATTACGTACTGTATTTACGTTGTTGCACTCATCACTTCTTAGTGAATCTCAATTAATCAATGAAGTAATTTTTCAATTGTTTTGTCGGATTGACATCTGTTCAAGAGTGCATCCAGAGGATTTACAAGATTATTTGAAGGCATGGAATTACTGGAAAACTTTGAAAAAGAGTATTGACTGA
- a CDS encoding HIT family protein, which yields MIYEDEYVYVGHIDRSGKPNYLGHIMIDLKRHVPTMAEMNPEEAKAFGVIMARVSKALKESEGAEHIYAVVSGNSVPHMHMHMHIIARYPHTPEQFWGPFDVYDAPNAPMGTNQEVIELCHRMKAHIEMNSYE from the coding sequence ATGATTTATGAAGATGAGTATGTGTATGTGGGGCACATTGATCGAAGTGGTAAACCGAATTACTTAGGACATATTATGATTGATTTAAAGAGACATGTACCAACAATGGCTGAAATGAATCCAGAGGAAGCGAAAGCTTTTGGCGTCATCATGGCCAGAGTGAGTAAGGCTTTAAAGGAGTCAGAAGGTGCGGAACATATTTACGCTGTTGTTTCTGGTAATTCAGTACCTCATATGCATATGCATATGCATATCATCGCTCGTTATCCTCATACACCTGAACAATTTTGGGGACCTTTTGACGTATATGATGCCCCAAACGCCCCTATGGGAACAAATCAAGAGGTAATAGAGCTTTGCCATCGAATGAAAGCTCATATCGAGATGAATTCATATGAGTAA
- a CDS encoding protein phosphatase 2C domain-containing protein yields MSKTFQWIGSEQHYVDTIDVMNIGHITIGRFGGNSSAGQYKNEDGCLVWIDDENNGEFTVLLDAHLTAESALLVLKTIEGLEVPLKSSFTLPPKECFTQLSSVLLSTFQSTEFKEKCNTVQGETACLIVARKDKYLWWLSIGDCILHIHHPELAKLNEYGQNQRSFFEWIGYVNTFELEVPCYSEGRKELRKGKNHIFLTTDGLTECPHTTFDNPIEIFSTYKDCSVSEGTLNLLTEIKEKSVRDSTTIISWKVEVTEEGTMPSDVKRKVDLYD; encoded by the coding sequence ATGAGTAAGACGTTTCAATGGATTGGTAGTGAACAGCATTACGTCGATACAATTGATGTAATGAACATAGGTCACATCACGATTGGTCGTTTTGGTGGTAATTCATCAGCAGGTCAATATAAGAATGAAGATGGTTGTTTGGTTTGGATAGATGATGAGAATAATGGTGAATTTACTGTATTATTGGATGCACATCTAACAGCTGAAAGTGCGTTATTAGTATTGAAAACGATTGAAGGGTTAGAAGTACCCCTAAAGAGCTCTTTTACTTTACCTCCTAAGGAGTGCTTCACCCAACTTTCAAGTGTTTTACTTTCCACCTTTCAAAGTACAGAATTTAAAGAAAAATGTAATACAGTACAAGGAGAAACAGCATGTTTAATTGTAGCTAGAAAAGATAAATATCTTTGGTGGCTATCAATCGGTGACTGTATCCTTCATATACACCATCCAGAGTTGGCGAAATTAAATGAGTACGGACAAAATCAACGCAGCTTCTTTGAATGGATTGGTTATGTCAACACATTTGAATTAGAAGTTCCATGTTACAGCGAGGGACGTAAGGAACTTAGAAAAGGTAAGAACCATATCTTCCTGACAACAGATGGCTTAACGGAATGTCCTCATACTACCTTTGACAATCCCATAGAAATATTTAGCACATATAAAGACTGCTCCGTAAGTGAAGGGACATTGAATCTATTAACAGAAATTAAAGAAAAGAGTGTGAGAGATAGTACAACTATCATTTCATGGAAAGTAGAAGTCACGGAAGAAGGTACGATGCCAAGTGATGTAAAAAGAAAGGTAGATTTGTATGATTGA
- a CDS encoding alpha/beta hydrolase, whose product MIEYFDVPLFGQKRKIRLFTPENYTEDHKKYPVLYIHDGQNVFDDKEAIGGVALELHTFLERSNVEMIVVAIDLNTLGEERINEYCPWEQGELSEKILGYKSLSGGKGKKYIDFIVHELKPFIDSTYRTDITQSYMAGISLGGLITTYAACRYPDIFKRVAAISSGFYRNQEKIEEFLIDCDLSKIERFYLDYGTAEAGENTEISHEFVQSNQAVYDIVNEKITDVKRVIIRGGRHNYETFKTRIPELITYITS is encoded by the coding sequence ATGATTGAATATTTTGATGTTCCACTATTTGGACAGAAGAGAAAGATTCGCTTATTTACTCCAGAAAATTACACTGAAGATCATAAGAAGTATCCTGTTTTATATATACATGATGGCCAGAATGTCTTCGATGATAAAGAGGCAATTGGAGGAGTTGCATTAGAGTTGCACACCTTTTTAGAGAGATCCAACGTGGAGATGATCGTAGTAGCAATTGATCTAAACACATTAGGTGAAGAACGAATTAATGAGTACTGTCCGTGGGAACAAGGTGAACTTAGTGAAAAGATACTTGGATACAAGAGTCTATCAGGTGGAAAAGGAAAGAAATACATAGACTTTATCGTTCACGAGTTAAAGCCTTTTATCGATTCAACGTATCGAACTGACATTACCCAATCATACATGGCGGGCATATCATTAGGTGGATTGATCACCACATATGCTGCATGTCGTTATCCGGACATTTTCAAGCGAGTGGCTGCTATATCATCAGGATTCTATCGCAATCAGGAAAAGATAGAAGAATTCTTAATAGACTGTGACTTATCAAAAATTGAAAGGTTCTATCTTGATTACGGTACAGCTGAAGCCGGAGAAAATACTGAAATTAGTCATGAATTTGTCCAATCTAATCAAGCAGTCTATGACATTGTGAATGAAAAGATTACGGATGTAAAGCGTGTGATAATTAGAGGTGGTAGGCACAATTATGAAACCTTTAAAACGAGAATTCCAGAATTGATCACATATATCACTTCATAA